From Cucumis melo cultivar AY chromosome 1, USDA_Cmelo_AY_1.0, whole genome shotgun sequence, a single genomic window includes:
- the LOC103490263 gene encoding uncharacterized protein LOC103490263 isoform X2: protein MVKLFISSGVRHLFVTVFLSTASAIMVLPAITDVTMAALCPGRDECSLAIYLTGFQQALSGFGAVVITPIVGNLSDKYGRKALLTLPTAISIIPLAILAYSRERRFFYAYYVTRTLTAMVSEGTAACLALAYLADNTSLTNRGSAFGLFTGVCSAAFVCGTIASRFLATDYIFPIAAIFSMVATVYMRIFLKDRLPGRSDLVQPMLKEEVPELTNREDDGGKLTRPTQPFRKMPTLDDVITLFKSSTLLSQAAVVVFFTGLGEGGMQASILYYFKARFHFDKDQFADLMLLNGVAGTVSQLVLMPLLVPVLSEDKLLSLGLLVGSISMVINSIAWAIWVPYAVAISFIFSVFVSPCLRSIVSKQVGQNEQEVPRDDRLYVTKRRKPDRRSAPLLK from the exons atggtgaAGTTGTTTATAAGTAGTGGAGTAAGGCATCTGTTTGTAACGGTCTTTCTCTCTACGGCGTCCGCGATTATGGTGTTGCCGGCGATAACCGATGTCACCATGGCGGCGCTCTGTCCCGGCCGTGATGAATGCTCTCTCGCCATCTATCTCACCGGCTTCCAACAAGCG CTATCAGGATTTGGAGCGGTAGTGATAACGCCAATAGTAGGGAATTTGTCGGACAAGTACGGAAGGAAAGCTCTGCTCACATTACCCACCGCAATCTCCATTATCCCACTCG CGATATTGGCATACAGCAGGGAGAGAAGGTTCTTCTATGCATATTACGTTACGAGGACTCTCACTGCCATGGTCTCTGAAGGCACTGCTGCTTGCCTCGCTCTCGCTTATCTG GCAGACAATACTTCACTTACAAATCGAGGGTCCGCATTCGGTTTGTTCACTGGAGTTTGCTCTGCTGCTTTTGTTTGCGGAACCATAGCATCTCGCTTCCTCGCTACTGACTACATTTTTCCG ATTGCTGCAATATTCTCCATGGTCGCAACAGTATACATGAGAATTTTTCTCAAGGATCGTTTGCCTGGTAGAAGTGATTTAGTACAGCCAATGTTGAAGGAAGAAGTGCCGGAATTAACCAACCGTGAGGACGATGGTGGTAAATTGACGAGACCGACGCAGCCTTTCAGAAAGATGCCTACTCTGGATGATGTTATTACCTTATTCAAGAGCAG TACACTACTTTCACAAGCCGCAGTTGTTGTATTCTTTACTGGCCTCGGTGAGGGAGGAATGCAAGCCTCTATATTG TACTATTTCAAAGCTCGATTTCACTTTGATAAGGACCAGTTCGCAGATTTGATGCTACTTAATGGGGTGGCAGGAACCGTCTCGCAG CTTGTTTTGATGCCCCTGTTGGTTCCTGTTCTATCTGAAGATAAGCTACTTTCATTAGGTCTTTTGGTGGGAAGCATCAGT ATGGTCATTAATAGCATTGCCTGGGCAATTTGG GTTCCTTATGCTGTAGCtatatcttttattttctctGTTTTTGTGAGCCCATGT CTGCGCAGCATTGTATCAAAACAAGTCGGTCAAAATGAGCAG GAAGTTCCTAGGGACGATCGGTTGTATGTGACCAAAAGAAGGAAACCGGATAGAAGAAGTGCTCCATTGTTGAAGTAA
- the LOC103490263 gene encoding uncharacterized protein LOC103490263 isoform X4, with the protein MVKLFISSGVRHLFVTVFLSTASAIMVLPAITDVTMAALCPGRDECSLAIYLTGFQQALSGFGAVVITPIVGNLSDKYGRKALLTLPTAISIIPLAILAYSRERRFFYAYYVTRTLTAMVSEGTAACLALAYLADNTSLTNRGSAFGLFTGVCSAAFVCGTIASRFLATDYIFPIAAIFSMVATVYMRIFLKDRLPGRSDLVQPMLKEEVPELTNREDDGGKLTRPTQPFRKMPTLDDVITLFKSSTLLSQAAVVVFFTGLGEGGMQASILYYFKARFHFDKDQFADLMLLNGVAGTVSQLVLMPLLVPVLSEDKLLSLGLLVGSISMVINSIAWAIWVPYAVAISFIFSVFVSPCLRSIVSKQVGQNEQGRSVVCDQKKETG; encoded by the exons atggtgaAGTTGTTTATAAGTAGTGGAGTAAGGCATCTGTTTGTAACGGTCTTTCTCTCTACGGCGTCCGCGATTATGGTGTTGCCGGCGATAACCGATGTCACCATGGCGGCGCTCTGTCCCGGCCGTGATGAATGCTCTCTCGCCATCTATCTCACCGGCTTCCAACAAGCG CTATCAGGATTTGGAGCGGTAGTGATAACGCCAATAGTAGGGAATTTGTCGGACAAGTACGGAAGGAAAGCTCTGCTCACATTACCCACCGCAATCTCCATTATCCCACTCG CGATATTGGCATACAGCAGGGAGAGAAGGTTCTTCTATGCATATTACGTTACGAGGACTCTCACTGCCATGGTCTCTGAAGGCACTGCTGCTTGCCTCGCTCTCGCTTATCTG GCAGACAATACTTCACTTACAAATCGAGGGTCCGCATTCGGTTTGTTCACTGGAGTTTGCTCTGCTGCTTTTGTTTGCGGAACCATAGCATCTCGCTTCCTCGCTACTGACTACATTTTTCCG ATTGCTGCAATATTCTCCATGGTCGCAACAGTATACATGAGAATTTTTCTCAAGGATCGTTTGCCTGGTAGAAGTGATTTAGTACAGCCAATGTTGAAGGAAGAAGTGCCGGAATTAACCAACCGTGAGGACGATGGTGGTAAATTGACGAGACCGACGCAGCCTTTCAGAAAGATGCCTACTCTGGATGATGTTATTACCTTATTCAAGAGCAG TACACTACTTTCACAAGCCGCAGTTGTTGTATTCTTTACTGGCCTCGGTGAGGGAGGAATGCAAGCCTCTATATTG TACTATTTCAAAGCTCGATTTCACTTTGATAAGGACCAGTTCGCAGATTTGATGCTACTTAATGGGGTGGCAGGAACCGTCTCGCAG CTTGTTTTGATGCCCCTGTTGGTTCCTGTTCTATCTGAAGATAAGCTACTTTCATTAGGTCTTTTGGTGGGAAGCATCAGT ATGGTCATTAATAGCATTGCCTGGGCAATTTGG GTTCCTTATGCTGTAGCtatatcttttattttctctGTTTTTGTGAGCCCATGT CTGCGCAGCATTGTATCAAAACAAGTCGGTCAAAATGAGCAG GGACGATCGGTTGTATGTGACCAAAAGAAGGAAACCGGATAG
- the LOC103490263 gene encoding uncharacterized protein LOC103490263 isoform X3 — MVKLFISSGVRHLFVTVFLSTASAIMVLPAITDVTMAALCPGRDECSLAIYLTGFQQALSGFGAVVITPIVGNLSDKYGRKALLTLPTAISIIPLAILAYSRERRFFYAYYVTRTLTAMVSEGTAACLALAYLADNTSLTNRGSAFGLFTGVCSAAFVCGTIASRFLATDYIFPIAAIFSMVATVYMRIFLKDRLPGRSDLVQPMLKEEVPELTNREDDGGKLTRPTQPFRKMPTLDDVITLFKSSTLLSQAAVVVFFTGLGEGGMQASILYYFKARFHFDKDQFADLMLLNGVAGTVSQLVLMPLLVPVLSEDKLLSLGLLVGSISMVINSIAWAIWVPYAVAISFIFSVFVSPCLRSIVSKQVGQNEQEVPRDDRLYVTKRKETG; from the exons atggtgaAGTTGTTTATAAGTAGTGGAGTAAGGCATCTGTTTGTAACGGTCTTTCTCTCTACGGCGTCCGCGATTATGGTGTTGCCGGCGATAACCGATGTCACCATGGCGGCGCTCTGTCCCGGCCGTGATGAATGCTCTCTCGCCATCTATCTCACCGGCTTCCAACAAGCG CTATCAGGATTTGGAGCGGTAGTGATAACGCCAATAGTAGGGAATTTGTCGGACAAGTACGGAAGGAAAGCTCTGCTCACATTACCCACCGCAATCTCCATTATCCCACTCG CGATATTGGCATACAGCAGGGAGAGAAGGTTCTTCTATGCATATTACGTTACGAGGACTCTCACTGCCATGGTCTCTGAAGGCACTGCTGCTTGCCTCGCTCTCGCTTATCTG GCAGACAATACTTCACTTACAAATCGAGGGTCCGCATTCGGTTTGTTCACTGGAGTTTGCTCTGCTGCTTTTGTTTGCGGAACCATAGCATCTCGCTTCCTCGCTACTGACTACATTTTTCCG ATTGCTGCAATATTCTCCATGGTCGCAACAGTATACATGAGAATTTTTCTCAAGGATCGTTTGCCTGGTAGAAGTGATTTAGTACAGCCAATGTTGAAGGAAGAAGTGCCGGAATTAACCAACCGTGAGGACGATGGTGGTAAATTGACGAGACCGACGCAGCCTTTCAGAAAGATGCCTACTCTGGATGATGTTATTACCTTATTCAAGAGCAG TACACTACTTTCACAAGCCGCAGTTGTTGTATTCTTTACTGGCCTCGGTGAGGGAGGAATGCAAGCCTCTATATTG TACTATTTCAAAGCTCGATTTCACTTTGATAAGGACCAGTTCGCAGATTTGATGCTACTTAATGGGGTGGCAGGAACCGTCTCGCAG CTTGTTTTGATGCCCCTGTTGGTTCCTGTTCTATCTGAAGATAAGCTACTTTCATTAGGTCTTTTGGTGGGAAGCATCAGT ATGGTCATTAATAGCATTGCCTGGGCAATTTGG GTTCCTTATGCTGTAGCtatatcttttattttctctGTTTTTGTGAGCCCATGT CTGCGCAGCATTGTATCAAAACAAGTCGGTCAAAATGAGCAG